A part of Propioniciclava coleopterorum genomic DNA contains:
- the rplM gene encoding 50S ribosomal protein L13 translates to MSTYSPKPGEVTRNWHVIDASDVVLGRLATTVATLLRGKHKATFAPHVDTGDFVVVVNADKIALSGNKATTKMAYRHSGRPGGLKAVPYGELLEKDPRQAVERAVWGMLPKNKLSRQQLKKLKVYGGPEHPHAAQQPQAYEITKIAQ, encoded by the coding sequence GTGTCTACGTACAGCCCTAAGCCTGGCGAGGTCACCAGGAACTGGCATGTGATTGATGCCTCCGACGTCGTGCTGGGTCGTCTCGCGACGACCGTCGCGACGCTGCTCCGCGGCAAGCACAAGGCCACCTTTGCGCCTCACGTCGACACCGGCGACTTCGTCGTGGTCGTCAACGCCGACAAGATCGCCCTCTCGGGCAACAAGGCCACCACCAAGATGGCCTACCGGCACTCGGGCCGCCCGGGTGGCCTGAAGGCCGTGCCGTACGGCGAACTGCTGGAGAAGGATCCCCGGCAGGCCGTCGAGCGCGCCGTCTGGGGCATGCTCCCCAAGAACAAGCTGAGCCGTCAGCAGCTCAAGAAGCTCAAGGTCTACGGCGGCCCTGAGCACCCGCACGCCGCGCAGCAGCCGCAGGCGTACGAGATCACGAAGATCGCTCAGTGA
- a CDS encoding prenyltransferase/squalene oxidase repeat-containing protein, translated as MNVRRNAIVAGIATVLALCLTGVLPAHASDPAAATKAAGWVAQQSIDDPAKATDALVALAAANDPATAPAVEKLTAVLTGKGKDYAAGSPEAAAKVAVALESVGQDPRTAAGADLIAAVKGGIAADGSFGSYPGPFATGLAAVALTRADEAVPDALGSKLLTFQNADGGFTYEAGQPSDADSTALAMQALSALGDQDNLDKAIAWAQANVQADGSFAGFNPVNSTAVMAAALAPTGQNVADSVAYLVGQQQPGGAFQNAGADDLLATAQATLGLAGVSYLDAAWSEAPSPSPTATPAGTTGPAASPGATAGATPAPTGAPTATAPGGVDPSGWFGPAAAVLVLAGAAVVGFRSRAS; from the coding sequence ATGAACGTCCGACGCAACGCCATCGTGGCCGGGATCGCCACGGTGCTCGCCCTCTGCCTGACCGGAGTGCTCCCCGCGCACGCCTCCGACCCCGCGGCCGCCACCAAGGCGGCCGGGTGGGTCGCACAGCAGAGCATCGACGACCCGGCCAAGGCCACCGACGCGCTCGTCGCCCTGGCCGCCGCCAACGACCCGGCGACCGCCCCCGCGGTCGAGAAGCTCACCGCGGTCCTCACCGGGAAGGGCAAGGACTACGCCGCCGGCTCGCCGGAGGCCGCCGCCAAGGTGGCCGTGGCGCTGGAGTCGGTCGGCCAGGACCCGCGCACCGCGGCCGGCGCCGACCTCATCGCGGCCGTCAAGGGCGGCATCGCCGCGGACGGCAGCTTCGGCTCCTACCCCGGCCCGTTCGCCACGGGCCTTGCCGCGGTGGCTCTGACCCGCGCCGACGAGGCCGTCCCGGACGCGCTGGGCAGCAAGCTCCTCACCTTCCAGAACGCCGACGGCGGCTTCACCTACGAGGCCGGGCAGCCCTCCGACGCCGACTCCACCGCGCTGGCCATGCAGGCGCTGAGCGCCCTGGGCGACCAGGACAACCTCGACAAGGCGATCGCGTGGGCCCAGGCCAACGTCCAGGCCGACGGCTCCTTCGCCGGCTTCAACCCCGTTAACTCCACCGCCGTCATGGCGGCCGCGCTGGCCCCCACGGGTCAGAACGTCGCCGACTCCGTGGCCTACCTCGTCGGCCAGCAGCAGCCGGGCGGCGCCTTCCAGAACGCCGGCGCCGACGACCTGTTGGCCACGGCGCAGGCCACGCTCGGCCTGGCGGGCGTCTCCTATCTGGACGCCGCCTGGTCCGAGGCTCCCTCGCCTTCGCCGACCGCCACCCCGGCCGGGACGACCGGTCCGGCCGCTTCGCCCGGCGCGACCGCCGGCGCGACCCCCGCGCCGACCGGCGCCCCGACGGCCACCGCCCCCGGCGGCGTCGACCCGTCCGGCTGGTTCGGGCCCGCCGCGGCGGTGCTCGTGCTGGCCGGTGCGGCGGTCGTGGGCTTCCGGAGCAGGGCGTCATGA
- a CDS encoding GtrA family protein has protein sequence MREALPDWLKRLVPVTFIGYAIINGSAFLLDMGILRLVDVVVPDHGIPYGVIFSIGYGIASVYAFALNRWLNFREHGDLGKQSGKYTFVIISNYVIWILGFGSLLGALNVPLMVARVTAACIEGIYIYLMLRLWVFPRAKRPVDDEPRDAEPGPVAP, from the coding sequence CTGCGTGAGGCGCTGCCGGACTGGCTCAAGCGACTGGTCCCCGTCACGTTCATCGGGTACGCGATCATCAACGGCAGCGCGTTCCTGCTGGACATGGGCATCCTGCGGCTGGTCGACGTCGTCGTGCCCGACCACGGCATCCCCTACGGCGTCATCTTCTCGATCGGCTACGGCATCGCCTCGGTCTACGCCTTCGCGCTCAACCGCTGGCTGAACTTCCGCGAGCACGGGGATCTGGGCAAGCAGTCCGGCAAGTACACCTTCGTGATCATCAGCAACTACGTGATCTGGATCCTGGGGTTCGGCTCGCTGCTCGGCGCCCTGAACGTCCCCCTGATGGTCGCGCGCGTCACGGCGGCGTGCATCGAGGGCATCTACATCTACCTGATGCTGCGCCTGTGGGTCTTCCCGCGCGCCAAGCGCCCCGTCGACGACGAGCCCCGGGACGCCGAACCGGGGCCCGTCGCGCCGTAG
- a CDS encoding class I SAM-dependent methyltransferase, protein MTHYFETPTGEEHRRTVSARFWDTDWEFTTAAGVFSSDGLDLGTGVLLRTHTPAPGARRLLDLGCGYGVLAVALASASPDAEVDAVDVNERALALTADNARAHGVGERVHALLPDAVAPDARYDEIWSNPPIRIGKQALHDLLLQWLPRLAPGGVARLVVGRNLGADSLQRWLIQQGHRCDRTASAKGFRVLEVRPAS, encoded by the coding sequence GTGACCCACTACTTCGAGACGCCGACGGGCGAGGAGCACCGCCGCACGGTGTCGGCCCGGTTCTGGGACACCGACTGGGAGTTCACCACCGCGGCGGGCGTGTTCTCCTCCGACGGACTCGACCTGGGGACCGGCGTGCTGCTGCGCACCCACACCCCCGCCCCGGGCGCCCGCCGCCTGCTGGACCTGGGGTGCGGCTACGGCGTCCTGGCCGTGGCGCTCGCCAGCGCCTCCCCGGACGCCGAGGTGGACGCCGTCGACGTGAACGAGCGCGCGCTCGCCCTCACGGCCGACAACGCCCGGGCCCACGGCGTCGGGGAACGGGTGCACGCGCTGCTGCCCGACGCCGTGGCTCCCGACGCCCGCTACGACGAGATCTGGTCCAACCCCCCGATCCGGATCGGGAAGCAGGCGCTGCACGACCTGTTGCTCCAGTGGCTGCCGCGGCTGGCCCCCGGCGGCGTCGCGCGCCTGGTCGTGGGCCGCAACCTGGGAGCCGACTCGCTGCAGCGCTGGCTGATCCAGCAGGGCCACCGCTGCGACCGCACCGCCTCGGCCAAGGGGTTCCGCGTCCTGGAGGTCCGCCCCGCTTCCTGA
- a CDS encoding YccF domain-containing protein, whose protein sequence is MRTILNLIWLLFGGIWLALGYFLVGIVACLLIITIPVGVASFRMGSYALWPFGKTVVNKPRAGLGSALMNVIWFVIGGIPLAIGHLTTAAAQAVTIIGIPLAIANVKMIPVTCFPFGKQIVDNGAIPAGTTPVFTL, encoded by the coding sequence GTGCGCACGATTCTCAACCTGATCTGGCTGCTCTTCGGCGGCATCTGGCTGGCCTTGGGCTACTTCCTGGTCGGCATCGTCGCCTGCCTGCTGATCATCACCATCCCCGTGGGCGTCGCTTCGTTCAGGATGGGCTCCTACGCCCTGTGGCCCTTCGGCAAGACCGTGGTGAACAAGCCCAGGGCGGGCCTCGGATCGGCGCTGATGAACGTGATCTGGTTCGTGATCGGCGGCATCCCGCTGGCGATCGGCCACCTCACCACCGCCGCGGCGCAGGCCGTCACCATCATCGGCATCCCGCTCGCGATCGCCAACGTCAAGATGATCCCGGTGACCTGTTTCCCGTTCGGCAAGCAGATCGTCGACAACGGCGCGATCCCCGCCGGCACCACTCCGGTCTTCACTCTCTGA
- a CDS encoding ABC transporter ATP-binding protein, whose amino-acid sequence MITFDDVTITYPEAVAPTLERVSFTVPEGDLAVVVGRTGTGKSTLLGAINGLVPHFTGGVLAGDVTVAGRSTRAHRPRDLADVVGWVGQDPRAGFVTDTVEEEIAYGMEQLGLPPAAMRKRVEETLDLMGIAALRGRPLADLSGGQQQRVAIAAVLAAQPRVLVLDEPTSALDPTSAQDVLGALTTLVHEVGLTVVLAEHRLERVLHQADTLIWLPQGARGVEVGPPADVLLRCDVRPPLAQLARALDWDEVPGSVRDARRRAQRERIVVTPPGVVPLSEGPTRVRARDLSVAYGATVAVNHLDLELRGGEVTALMGRNGAGKSSLLWALQGGVRSTGALEIDGSDPRDLPAPQARRLVSLVPQTAADLLYLPSVAAELAQADRETGSAPGTAARLLTGLGSALPPDADPRDLSEGQRLSLVLAIQLAAEPGVLLLDEPTRGLDYAMKDRLALILGRLAADGQAVAVSTHDVEFAAAVSRRTLVLAGGDIIADGPTREVLTSSPTFAPQTAKVFAPVPVLVPAELEGARR is encoded by the coding sequence GTGATCACCTTCGACGACGTGACCATCACCTACCCCGAGGCCGTTGCCCCCACCCTGGAGCGGGTGAGCTTCACCGTGCCCGAGGGCGACCTGGCGGTCGTGGTGGGGCGCACCGGCACCGGGAAGTCCACCCTGCTGGGCGCGATCAACGGTCTCGTCCCGCACTTCACCGGCGGCGTCCTGGCCGGGGACGTGACCGTCGCGGGGCGCTCGACCCGCGCCCACCGGCCCCGCGACCTGGCCGACGTGGTCGGCTGGGTGGGCCAGGACCCCCGCGCCGGCTTCGTCACCGACACGGTGGAGGAGGAGATCGCCTACGGCATGGAGCAGTTGGGGCTCCCCCCGGCGGCGATGCGCAAGCGCGTCGAGGAGACGCTCGACCTGATGGGCATCGCCGCCCTGCGCGGCCGCCCGCTCGCTGACCTGTCCGGGGGGCAGCAGCAGCGCGTCGCCATCGCGGCGGTCCTGGCCGCGCAGCCCCGCGTCCTCGTGCTCGACGAGCCCACCTCGGCGCTCGACCCCACCTCGGCCCAGGACGTCCTCGGCGCGCTCACCACGCTGGTCCACGAGGTCGGCCTCACGGTGGTGCTGGCCGAGCACCGCCTCGAGCGCGTCCTGCACCAGGCCGACACCCTGATCTGGCTGCCGCAGGGCGCCCGGGGCGTCGAGGTCGGTCCGCCCGCCGACGTCCTGCTGCGCTGCGACGTCCGGCCGCCGCTGGCCCAACTGGCCCGCGCGCTGGACTGGGACGAAGTGCCGGGCTCGGTGCGGGACGCCCGCCGCCGCGCCCAGCGCGAACGCATCGTCGTCACGCCTCCCGGCGTCGTTCCGCTCAGCGAGGGCCCGACGCGCGTCCGCGCGCGCGACCTGAGCGTCGCCTACGGCGCCACGGTGGCGGTCAACCACCTCGACCTGGAACTCCGGGGCGGCGAGGTCACCGCGCTGATGGGCCGCAACGGGGCCGGCAAGTCGTCGCTGCTGTGGGCGCTGCAGGGCGGCGTGCGCAGCACCGGCGCGCTCGAGATCGACGGGTCCGATCCGCGCGACCTCCCGGCGCCGCAGGCGCGGCGGCTGGTCAGCCTGGTCCCCCAGACCGCCGCCGATCTGCTCTACCTGCCCAGCGTGGCGGCCGAGCTCGCCCAGGCCGACCGGGAGACCGGCAGCGCCCCCGGCACGGCCGCCCGGCTGCTCACCGGCCTGGGCTCGGCCCTCCCCCCGGACGCCGACCCGCGCGACCTGTCCGAGGGGCAGCGCCTCAGCCTCGTCCTGGCGATCCAGCTGGCCGCCGAGCCGGGCGTCCTGCTGCTGGACGAGCCGACCCGGGGCCTCGACTACGCCATGAAGGACCGGCTGGCGCTGATCCTGGGTCGGCTGGCCGCCGACGGCCAGGCGGTCGCGGTCAGCACCCACGACGTGGAGTTCGCGGCCGCGGTGAGCCGCCGCACCCTCGTGCTCGCCGGGGGGGACATCATCGCCGACGGGCCGACCCGCGAGGTGCTGACCAGTTCCCCCACCTTCGCCCCGCAGACCGCGAAGGTGTTCGCCCCGGTCCCCGTCCTGGTGCCGGCGGAGCTGGAGGGGGCGCGGCGATGA
- the trmB gene encoding tRNA (guanosine(46)-N7)-methyltransferase TrmB, translating to MTSRPDDRRRVHRQVVSYVRRSARMNPSQEKAWAAHAPRLVVEVPRGDRSTSIRPDAGVDWSATFGREAPLMIEIGSGRGEALAALAAAHPEANVVAFEVFQPAVASTLSLLTRRDIGNVRIVLADGAQGLRRLVRPAELAQLWTFFPDPWHKARHHKRRLVDPGFAALAASRLAPGGHWRLATDWEDYALAMREVLDAAPGLTPAPGADADGWAPRYADRPVTKYEARGAGAGRTIHDLDYVRTDDPVDAPAADADDVGAGAGEPVGDLVHRTPLAHPLGQDPL from the coding sequence GTGACTTCCCGACCCGACGACCGGCGCCGCGTCCACCGCCAGGTCGTCTCCTACGTCCGGCGCTCGGCCCGGATGAACCCGTCGCAGGAGAAGGCTTGGGCGGCCCACGCGCCGCGCCTGGTCGTCGAGGTGCCCCGCGGCGATCGCTCGACCTCGATCCGGCCGGACGCCGGCGTGGACTGGTCGGCGACCTTCGGGCGCGAGGCCCCGCTGATGATCGAGATCGGCTCGGGGCGCGGCGAGGCGCTCGCCGCGCTGGCCGCGGCGCACCCGGAGGCCAACGTCGTCGCGTTCGAGGTGTTCCAGCCCGCGGTCGCCTCGACGCTGTCGCTGCTCACCCGCCGGGACATCGGCAACGTCCGCATCGTGCTGGCCGACGGCGCCCAGGGCCTGCGCCGGCTGGTGCGGCCCGCCGAACTGGCCCAGCTGTGGACCTTCTTCCCCGACCCGTGGCACAAGGCTCGGCATCACAAGCGCCGGCTGGTGGACCCGGGGTTCGCGGCCCTGGCGGCGTCCCGGCTGGCGCCGGGCGGCCACTGGCGCCTGGCCACCGACTGGGAGGACTACGCCCTGGCGATGCGGGAGGTGCTGGACGCCGCCCCCGGGCTCACCCCCGCGCCGGGCGCCGACGCGGACGGCTGGGCCCCGCGGTACGCCGACCGGCCCGTCACCAAGTACGAGGCCCGCGGCGCCGGGGCGGGGCGGACGATCCACGATCTTGACTACGTCCGCACCGACGACCCGGTGGACGCGCCGGCCGCGGACGCCGACGACGTCGGTGCCGGTGCCGGGGAGCCCGTCGGCGACCTGGTGCACCGGACGCCGCTGGCCCACCCCTTGGGCCAGGACCCGTTGTGA
- a CDS encoding CbiQ family ECF transporter T component has product MSQVHPWAWWAWALGLAAALSLTTNPLLIALVVLAATAVVLLRRTDAPWARSIGVYFVLAGFIVAFRLFFHVLMGAHGGGTVLFSLPEIHLPAWAAGIRLGGAVTAEGVTYAVYDALRLGAMLLCLGAANALANPKRALRNVPAALYEASVAIVIALSVAPQLIESVQRVRRARRLRGGAGRGWQAVRAVVIPVLADAIDRSLALAAGMEARGFGRTRAGSGPSRPLGAALLAAMFAATLGAFLVLGAPGAVGWGLALLALGVAGTVLGLRRSGRRLAVSRYRPDPWTPRDTALAGSGLVAFALAAAADSGAWPAVHAAFHPSTSPLSWPTLHPLMLVLAAAAAAPLLLTAAPRPAELGAPA; this is encoded by the coding sequence ATGAGCCAGGTCCACCCCTGGGCCTGGTGGGCGTGGGCGCTCGGTCTCGCGGCCGCTCTCTCCCTCACCACCAACCCGCTCCTGATCGCGCTGGTCGTCCTCGCGGCGACCGCCGTCGTGCTGCTGCGCCGCACCGACGCCCCGTGGGCGCGCTCGATCGGGGTCTACTTCGTGCTGGCCGGCTTCATCGTGGCCTTCCGGCTGTTCTTCCACGTGCTGATGGGCGCCCACGGGGGCGGCACCGTGCTGTTCTCCCTGCCCGAGATCCACCTGCCCGCCTGGGCGGCCGGGATCCGGCTGGGTGGGGCCGTGACCGCCGAGGGCGTCACCTACGCCGTCTACGACGCGCTGCGGCTGGGCGCCATGCTGCTGTGCCTCGGCGCCGCCAACGCGCTGGCCAACCCCAAGCGCGCCCTGCGCAACGTCCCCGCGGCCCTGTATGAGGCGTCCGTCGCGATCGTGATCGCGCTGTCGGTGGCACCCCAGCTGATCGAGTCGGTCCAGCGGGTCCGGCGCGCCCGCCGGCTGCGCGGCGGCGCGGGTCGCGGCTGGCAGGCCGTCCGCGCCGTGGTCATCCCGGTGCTGGCCGACGCCATCGATCGCTCGCTCGCCCTGGCCGCGGGCATGGAGGCGCGCGGCTTCGGGCGGACCCGCGCCGGCTCGGGACCGTCCCGGCCGCTGGGTGCGGCGCTGCTCGCGGCGATGTTCGCGGCGACGCTGGGCGCCTTCCTGGTCCTGGGCGCCCCCGGGGCGGTCGGCTGGGGCCTGGCGCTGCTGGCTCTCGGCGTGGCCGGCACGGTGCTGGGGCTGCGCCGCAGCGGACGCCGGCTGGCCGTCAGCCGCTACCGTCCCGACCCCTGGACACCGCGCGACACCGCGCTGGCCGGCTCGGGGCTCGTGGCCTTCGCCCTGGCCGCCGCGGCGGACTCGGGCGCCTGGCCCGCCGTGCACGCCGCGTTCCACCCCTCGACCTCGCCGCTGAGCTGGCCGACCCTCCACCCGCTCATGCTGGTGCTCGCGGCGGCCGCCGCTGCGCCGTTGCTGCTCACCGCCGCCCCGCGTCCGGCCGAGTTGGGAGCGCCCGCGTGA
- a CDS encoding CsbD family protein, with translation MGIGDKISNKAEELGGKIERGVGDLTDNEELEAKGAAKEAAAKAKQAGEHVKDAAKDVVDDVKDATHDKRH, from the coding sequence ATGGGTATTGGCGACAAGATCTCGAACAAGGCTGAGGAACTCGGCGGCAAGATCGAGCGCGGGGTCGGTGACCTCACCGACAACGAGGAGCTCGAGGCCAAGGGCGCGGCGAAGGAAGCCGCCGCCAAGGCCAAGCAGGCCGGGGAACACGTCAAGGATGCAGCGAAGGATGTCGTCGATGACGTCAAGGACGCCACCCACGACAAGCGGCACTGA
- the truA gene encoding tRNA pseudouridine(38-40) synthase TruA — protein sequence MTRYRIDLAYDGTDFHGWAVQDGLRTVQGTLQEWITRVLRLDAPAELTVAGRTDAGVHARGQVAHVDLAPGVAEELQRRLDRVLPPDVVVRRVAEAPDGFDARFAAVWRRYVFRLSDAAGDPLTRATRVRVRGPLDVAALDAAARRLVGLHDFAAFCKRREGATTIREILEAHAERDEEGTVAVTLRADAFCHSMVRSVVGALVAVGQGRHDPAWIDDLLARPERAGDVTVMPPYGLVLEEVGYPADADLAARQLQARARRDSEEQP from the coding sequence GTGACGCGCTACCGGATCGACCTGGCCTACGACGGCACCGACTTCCACGGCTGGGCCGTCCAGGACGGGCTGCGCACGGTGCAGGGCACGCTGCAGGAGTGGATCACGCGGGTGCTGCGCCTGGACGCCCCCGCCGAGTTGACCGTCGCGGGCCGCACCGACGCCGGGGTGCACGCCCGCGGCCAGGTCGCGCACGTGGACCTCGCCCCCGGCGTCGCCGAGGAACTCCAGCGCCGACTGGACCGCGTCCTGCCGCCCGACGTGGTGGTGCGCCGCGTCGCGGAGGCGCCCGACGGCTTCGACGCCCGGTTCGCCGCGGTGTGGCGCCGCTACGTCTTCCGACTCTCGGACGCCGCGGGCGACCCGCTCACGCGCGCGACGCGGGTCCGGGTGCGTGGGCCGCTGGACGTGGCGGCGCTCGACGCGGCCGCCCGACGGCTGGTCGGGCTGCACGACTTCGCCGCGTTCTGCAAGCGCCGCGAGGGCGCCACGACGATCCGGGAGATCCTGGAGGCGCACGCCGAACGGGACGAGGAGGGCACCGTCGCGGTGACGCTGCGCGCCGACGCCTTCTGTCACTCGATGGTGCGTTCGGTCGTCGGCGCGCTGGTCGCCGTCGGGCAGGGCCGGCACGATCCGGCCTGGATCGACGACCTGCTCGCCCGGCCGGAGCGTGCGGGGGATGTCACCGTGATGCCGCCGTACGGTCTGGTGCTGGAGGAGGTCGGCTACCCCGCCGACGCCGACCTGGCGGCCCGCCAGCTTCAGGCCCGCGCCCGACGAGACAGCGAGGAACAGCCGTGA
- a CDS encoding MarC family protein has product MFDPQLFFSTLLTLFVILDPPGLLPVFLGLSRGMSAEARRASARNAAVVAFGIISVFAVFGRFILDYLHITIEALQVSGGLLLLLVAMQLLTGAGENETLESNTNIAIVPLGIPLLAGPGSIVAMMLAVESANGNVWGYVTVGLALVAAMLLVWVFLRYAGAIRQVLRDSGTVLLTRIAGMLLAAIAVQMLADGIIAFLRQI; this is encoded by the coding sequence GTGTTCGACCCTCAGCTGTTCTTCTCGACGCTGTTGACGCTCTTCGTCATCCTGGATCCTCCCGGCCTGCTCCCGGTGTTCCTGGGGCTCTCCCGGGGCATGTCCGCCGAGGCCCGTCGGGCGTCCGCGCGCAACGCGGCGGTCGTCGCCTTCGGCATCATCAGCGTCTTCGCGGTGTTCGGCCGCTTCATCCTGGACTACCTCCACATCACCATCGAGGCGCTCCAGGTGTCCGGCGGCCTGCTGCTGCTCCTGGTGGCGATGCAGCTCCTCACCGGGGCGGGGGAGAACGAGACCCTGGAGTCCAACACCAACATCGCGATCGTCCCGCTGGGCATCCCGCTGCTGGCCGGCCCCGGCTCGATCGTCGCGATGATGCTGGCCGTGGAGTCGGCGAACGGGAACGTGTGGGGCTACGTGACCGTCGGGCTGGCGCTCGTCGCGGCCATGCTGCTCGTGTGGGTGTTCCTCCGGTACGCCGGGGCGATCAGGCAGGTGCTGCGCGACTCGGGCACCGTGCTGCTGACCCGGATCGCGGGCATGCTGCTGGCGGCGATCGCCGTGCAGATGCTCGCTGACGGCATCATCGCGTTCCTGAGGCAGATATGA
- a CDS encoding elongation factor G, whose protein sequence is MSHPDDVRNVVLVGNAGSGKTSLFEQLLRARIPGYRGEKDTPERLSQLYLASLENGDVVVNLLDAPGHPDFVGELRAGLRAADAAIFVVSAADGVDAAAQALWDECARAGIPRVIALTKLDAAHDDFDVVVEELKDKFGEGVLPTHVPVGRGTGINGTVGVLSRRFRDYSGGAPVLHEADADHEALAEPHRGPLMEGLIQEAEDDDLMDSYLEGTDPGRDYLLKDLMKATAGANLYPVVPVVQGIGLGAEELLSLMKQGFPTASLHPNPETVRLNGDPEAPPVTDPEGPLVAQVIRTTTDPFAGRLSMVRIFAGTIRTDDTVHVSGHRSFFVGEDDAVRPDHDDEERIGQIQHAVGTDLKPKGVAIAGEIVMIPKLTTAETGDTLTSRDDVVVVPNWRTPPALHPVAIRAATRNDEGKLAVALQRLALEDTAVRVSRGVRDQLVLWTTGQAHADLLLNRLKDAYGVNVEPEEVRIGYRETLVAPASAIGRHVKQSGGHGQYAVVNIEVAPLPRGEGFQFVDKVVGGAVPRQFIPSVEKGIRHQLEKGVATGHPMVDVQVTLTDGKAHSVDSSDMAFQMAGAAALKEASQGNVALLEPIDKVTITVRDDYMGAVMTDLPGRRGQMLGSDTEGRLVTIEALVPQSELARYAIDLRGLTHGTGSFTRAAHGYELLPPALADELIG, encoded by the coding sequence GTGAGCCATCCCGATGACGTGCGCAACGTCGTGCTCGTCGGCAACGCGGGGTCGGGCAAGACCTCGCTGTTCGAGCAGCTGCTGCGCGCGCGCATCCCCGGGTACCGCGGCGAGAAGGACACCCCCGAGCGCCTCTCGCAGCTGTACCTGGCGTCCCTGGAGAACGGTGACGTGGTCGTCAACCTGCTCGACGCCCCCGGGCACCCCGACTTCGTCGGCGAGTTGCGCGCAGGACTGCGCGCCGCCGACGCCGCCATCTTCGTCGTCAGCGCGGCCGACGGCGTCGACGCCGCGGCGCAGGCGTTGTGGGACGAGTGTGCGCGCGCCGGCATCCCGCGCGTGATCGCGCTGACCAAGCTGGACGCCGCCCACGACGACTTCGACGTGGTCGTGGAGGAACTCAAGGACAAGTTCGGCGAGGGCGTCCTGCCCACGCACGTGCCCGTGGGCCGGGGCACCGGGATCAACGGCACCGTCGGCGTCCTCTCGCGGCGGTTCCGGGACTACAGCGGCGGCGCGCCCGTGCTGCACGAGGCGGACGCCGACCATGAGGCGCTCGCCGAGCCGCACCGCGGCCCGCTGATGGAGGGCCTCATCCAGGAGGCCGAGGACGACGACCTGATGGACTCCTACCTCGAGGGCACCGATCCCGGGCGCGACTACCTGCTCAAGGACCTCATGAAGGCGACGGCGGGCGCGAACCTGTACCCGGTCGTCCCGGTCGTCCAGGGCATCGGCCTGGGCGCGGAGGAACTGCTGTCGCTGATGAAGCAGGGCTTCCCGACCGCCAGCCTGCACCCCAACCCCGAGACCGTCCGGCTCAACGGCGACCCCGAAGCGCCCCCCGTGACCGATCCCGAGGGTCCGCTCGTCGCCCAGGTCATCCGCACCACGACCGACCCGTTCGCGGGCCGGCTGTCCATGGTGCGGATCTTCGCCGGCACGATCCGGACCGACGACACGGTGCACGTGAGCGGGCACCGCTCGTTCTTCGTGGGCGAGGACGACGCCGTCCGCCCCGACCACGACGACGAGGAGCGCATCGGCCAGATCCAGCACGCGGTGGGCACCGACCTGAAACCCAAGGGCGTGGCGATCGCGGGCGAGATCGTGATGATCCCCAAGCTGACGACCGCCGAGACCGGTGACACGCTCACCTCCCGCGACGACGTCGTGGTGGTGCCCAATTGGCGCACGCCCCCCGCGCTGCACCCGGTCGCGATCCGGGCCGCCACCCGCAACGACGAGGGCAAGCTCGCCGTCGCCCTGCAGCGGCTCGCGCTCGAGGACACCGCGGTGCGCGTGAGCCGCGGCGTCCGGGACCAGTTGGTGCTGTGGACCACCGGCCAGGCGCACGCCGACCTGCTGCTCAACCGCCTCAAGGACGCCTACGGCGTCAACGTCGAGCCCGAGGAGGTGCGGATCGGCTACCGCGAGACGCTCGTCGCGCCGGCGAGCGCGATCGGGCGCCACGTGAAGCAGTCCGGCGGCCACGGGCAGTACGCGGTGGTGAACATCGAGGTCGCCCCCCTGCCGCGCGGCGAGGGCTTCCAGTTCGTCGACAAGGTGGTGGGCGGGGCCGTGCCCCGGCAGTTCATCCCGTCGGTCGAGAAGGGCATCCGGCACCAGCTCGAGAAGGGGGTCGCCACCGGCCACCCCATGGTGGACGTCCAGGTGACCCTCACCGACGGGAAGGCCCACTCGGTCGACTCCTCCGACATGGCCTTCCAGATGGCCGGCGCGGCCGCGCTCAAGGAGGCCTCCCAGGGCAACGTGGCGCTGCTGGAGCCGATCGACAAGGTGACCATCACCGTGCGCGACGACTACATGGGCGCGGTGATGACCGACCTGCCCGGACGCCGCGGGCAGATGCTGGGCTCCGACACCGAGGGCCGGCTGGTGACGATCGAGGCCCTGGTGCCGCAGTCGGAGTTGGCGCGCTACGCGATCGACCTGCGCGGCCTGACGCACGGCACGGGGTCGTTCACGCGGGCCGCGCACGGCTACGAACTGCTGCCCCCGGCGCTGGCCGACGAGCTCATCGGCTAG